From the Endozoicomonas sp. Mp262 genome, the window CAAATCCGACAATTGAGCTATCTTATCCAGCGCTTCCTGAAGGTAGTTCTCACCAAAATGTTTCTGGCCCAGCGAATAGGCCTCACGAATCATTGAGTCAGGCTTGGTTTTGCTCACCGCAAGCAACTGAACGTCACCTTGTCGGTTACAGGCATGCTCTGCCTGTTGGATTCTGGCAATTACATCATTAAAACAACGTTGTAAATCGGTCATCTGGGTTCACTTGGCTGAAACGGGAAAGGCGCACAATGCTGCCTGGGTTCAGGCGATCAAGTACACTCAATGAGTCCTGTATTACTGCCGATATAATACCCGTTACTCTTTCTAACTACGGTTTTTGCCGGATACTTATCGCAAAAAGGATACAGGAAAAGGCTCTGATGGATATTACTGAACTGCTTGCATTTAGCAACAAACAAGGAGCATCGGATCTGCATCTATCTGCCGGTATGCCTCCTATGATCAGGATTGATGGCGATGTCAGGCGAGTGAATGTGCCGGCGATGGATCATAAGGAAGTGCACGGGCTTATTTACGATATTATGAGCGACAAGCAGCGTAAGGACTATGAAGAGCTTCTAGAAGTGGACTTTTCCTTTGAAGTGCCGGGAATAGCCCGTTTTCGTGTTAATGCTTTCAATCAGTCCAGAGGGGCTGGCGCTGTTTTCAGAACCATTCCCACCAAGATTTTATCCATGGAAGATTTGGGTATGGGGCAAGTGTTCAGGGATATTTCGGTAAAACCGAGGGGCCTGGCTGTTGTGACGGGACCTACCGGCTCGGGAAAGAGTACCACCCTGGCCGCGATGCTGGACTACATTAACGACACCAAATATGAACATATACTCACCATCGAGGACCCCATTGAATTTGTTCATCCCCCTAAAAAATGCCTGGTTAACCAGCGGGAAGTACAAAGGGATACCCATGGCTTTAATGAGGCCCTTCGTTCAGCCCTGCGGGAAGACCCTGATATTATCCTGGTGGGTGAAATGCGGGATCTTGAAACCATCCGGCTGGCATTAACGGCGGCGGAAACCGGTCATATGGTCTTCGGAACCCTTCATACCACATCGGCAGCAAAAACCGTTGACCGGATTATTGATGTATTCCCTGCCGATGAGAAGGCCATGGTTCGGGCCATGCTGTCAGAATCCCTGGAAGCGGTTATTTCCCAGACACTGCTCAAGAAAAAAGGAGGTGGCCGGGTAGCAGCCCATGAGATTATGCTGGGAACCTCTGCTATCCGAAACCTGATCCGTGAAGGCAAGATTGCCCAGATGTACTCATCGATTCAGACCGGCCAGGCTCTGGGCATGCAAACCCTGGATCAATGTCTCGAAAAGTTGATCAAGCAAGGGTTAATCACACCAGAGGCCGCCCGGGATAAAGCCAAAGATCCTGACAAGTTTAGGTGATGATTACTGTATTATTTTCATCGTTAAGCCAGCTTTCCAGAATAATCTGGGCCGCCATGCCATCCACAGGCTTCGACTTGTAATGGCCGTGATGTCCCAGTTTTCCGGCCCAGTCCTTAGCCTCAAAAGAACTCAGGCGCTCATCCGCTTCATAGAAGGGAAGATTAAAACGGCCATGGATACGCTTGCCAAATTTACGGGCCCGTCTGGACATTTCTGACTCGGTGCCATCCATATTAAAGGGAATACCCACCACAACGGCATCCGGTTTCCACTCATCAATCAGTTGGGCAATGTGATCCCAGTCAGGAATGCCATCCCGTGCTTTGAGGGGCTTTAGCGCCGATGCTGTTCGGGTTATCACCTGCCCCACAGCAATGCCAATGTTGCCAGTGCCAAAGTCAAAGCCCAGCAGGGTATTAATCTTCATTACAGTTTTACAGCCTTTAGGCATGGAAAGAATTCAGGGCAGTGTACTACACTCCTGCTGTTTTCACGTGTCACCCATGTCCGACATCCGATGAAATCAGCCCCAGGTCTATGCCCAGGCAGGATGCCGCTTTATGCAGTCGCAGATGGGTGGGGGTGTCAAAAATGATCGCGGGATCAACCTCGCAATTAAGCCAGGCATTGTCTGCTATTTCCTTTTCCAGCTGTCCTGCTCCCCAGCCTGCATAACCCAGGGCAACCAGGGAGTCAGCGGGGCCTTTTTCCTGGGCCATGGCCATCAGAATATCTTTTGAAGTGGTTAACTGAAGACCTTTACAGATAGAAAGGCAGGACTCCCATTTCATTTCTCCACTGTTGAGGACAAACCCTCTTTCTACAGCCACAGGGCCACCGGAATAAACAATATCGCCATGCTGGCTCATTGCATCAGGCTGTTGTATTCCCACCTGCCGGTATATCTCTTCCAGCTTCAGATTGGTTGGGCGATTAACAATAATACCCAGAGCCCCCTGGGGGCTATGCTCACAGATTACCGTCAATGATGCCGCAAAAGATGAATCTGCCATCTGGGGCATGGCAATCAGAAAGTGACTTTTCAGACTGGTGAATGACATGATGCTCATAATGCCAGTATTGGTTTAAACCCGATAATTGGCAAATAATACCAATATTCTTTTATCCATCCGGTTCTTGGTGGGAAAGAGAGAACTCTGGGAATGGGTAACAAAAAAAGGCCGCCGAGGCAGCCTTAACATTTGTGCTATCACCCACCATCATCAAGCTGTTCGTTGCCAGTGGTTTTCAATCTCCCTAAAGGTGAGTTCCCTAATGGCCAGCTCGGCATCACTTTCAGCCAATACTTGCAGCAGATGGCCTACATGACTTTCTTGCCTAATAGATTCCAGATACAGTGATCGCAACAGCACATCAGCAGCCCTTGGCATGGCTATCTGGTTTTTTTCCCAGCGCGCAACACTTTGATCCTGTACATTGAGTAATTCACCGAGCCTTTTCTGGGACAGGTTCATTTCCACCCGAAGGAAACGAGCTTCTTTTCCATCCAGGGCTGAGGGCTTGTCCACCAAAGCCCTGCCGATCACTTCATGAAGGCTATCAACATCATCGACACTGACGTACTCTTCTCCATCAATAACCTCAATGTGGAAGCCATTCTCCAGATATACGTATGACAGACCACACTCTACGTAATGATGCATAGCCCTATCCTCTTTACCCATAATCCATTTGTATTTCATTTGACGATCACCGTGACTACAAAAGCAGTAGGGTCTTCGTCATGCCGCTTGAGATCAACCACCACCTCTACTGTGGCTCCGGCTGCGAAGCCTTGCAGGTTGAATTTCCAGTTCCCTTTTGGGGTCGGATGCGGCTCTTCAGTAAAAAAACTATGATCGGATCGCAAGACCTCAAAAACCTGCCTGTTTGTGATGTTCCTTTCTATCATCCGTTCTCTGGCATGCTTTCCAAACTTCACTCTTGACGAGTATTTCTTTGCCAGTTCCTTGATGATTTTCTTCGCTGACTGTCTGGTCAGCGGAAATTCCTTGTATGGTCTTGGCTTTGTTACGTCCATTCACAACCTATCATTTTGATACCTGTAATTATGATAGATAATAACACTATTAGCCACCGTTCTTTGTGCTATCACCCACCAAACTGCTCTACAGAATATGTGGCACAAAGGTTTTAGAAACCTACTAACTCTTTTAGCTATTCTATGTGGAGATTAGCGCATGCTTCATCTGAACAACGACCTATACAAACTCTTGGCGTGTCGGTAGCCGCTAATTGATTTAAATACTCTTTTATTTTGACCACTTCATTTTGGTTTCTAGGGTGATAATAATTGCATGCTTGTCTTATGCATCTTTGCGAAACAGAATTTTTACATATAACAAATGTACCGCTAGCGGAGGTTGTAGTTTGCGACATAAGCCTAGGCATGATAACTGGGGGGTAATTTTGAGTAGTTACTTGATGCGCCACCGGTACGTGGTAAGGAATATTAGAAAAAAATTCCGGAATTGGTGACAAGGTTGCACTAAAAGAGTTATCCCCACGCAAACTAAGGCCAAACACTTGGCACGGTTCGTTATTAATTAGTAACAGAGCAGAACCTGTTAAACCTAATAGATTTTGGTTAACGACAGGTTGATGAGAAGGAAAGGTATAAGGGAAAAAATATATTCCATTTTGAAATGATAAATTGCTTTTAGCCCAAGACTCTTCCATTCCTGAAGGCAAAAAGAAAACATATTTCAAATTATTTGGGCTAACAGCTATATGCCATCCGGCATTTAAATTTAGCGAAAAAACAGCTAACAACAACCAAATAACAAATGATTTTTTCATGGATAACTACACAAGGAATAAAGCTTTAATTGCTAATTTTTAGTAGAGAAAAAAGCTTCTTTCCTCAAAAAAAACCATGAGAGTTTCTTGAGCCTTTTGCACAAAAAGAAAAAGAGTACCTCGAATCGTAGGTTCGCCACGAATGGTTATCACACAATACGCAGTTAACACTGCACGCTTACAGGCTACAGCCTGTAAGGGCTAGAGGCGCAAACATCCCCAAGTCAGGATATAACTATCTATAACTACTATTAATGTAACTATTTATATTGATATGGTTAAAAATTATTTAATAACGGCTGTAAAGAAATTTATGGTACATTAGCTATATATTTGCTTTGATAGTTGTTGAACGGTGTAATGCCAAATAACCATATGTGCGTTAAAAAAATAGTTCTTAAATTTAATTGCTGAATAACTGGTCACCCGGTTCAAAGCGCCAGGTTCTGATAATCTCTACCAAATCATAACTTTTCAGGTCTTCGCCAAAGGGTGAAAAAGGGGCAGCCAGTCGTACAATGCGAATAGCGGCATCATCCAGCACTTTGTAGCCAGACGAGCGCATCACTTCCACATCATGTAAAGAGCCGTCCCGGTTAATGGCGACCATCAAGCTTAACTCGCCATAGAGCTTTTCTTTTCTGGCCTCTTCCGGATAATTCAGGTTACCCACCTTTTCCACTTTCCTTCGCCAGGACTCTTTGTAAAAGGCACCGGGTTCCTGAAGTGTTGAAGCGGCAGTGAGCCGTTTGATTCTGGGGCGTTTGGCATAGGCCTGACGCTCGGTGCGAAACTGGGCTTCAAGGCTGGCAATTTCATCCCTCAGGTTAATTTTCTTTCTGGGAGCGGGTTCCGTATCAACTGGCTCTTTTACCGCTTTTTGATGTGCTTCTGTGTCTGGAAGCTTATTTTCAGAATTACCCTGGGTCACCACACGATTGCCAGAACCTGTTCTCTTTTGTACTGGTGGTGAAGAGGGGGTGCTGATCTCTTGCACATCCCGTATTGAAGTATCATGGAAAGGCACAGGACGATCAGTGGAAGGCAGTGCTTTTTTTTCCAGGGTTCCGCTACCCTGCTGATTGAGCTGTGCCAGATAGTCAGCCTTATCCGGTTTTTCCTCGGCTTTGTAGGTGGCCAGTGTGATTTCAAGGGTCTGGGGAGGTTTCTGCCTATCCTGAACACTGAATCCTATGCCAAATATAATCAGGGCATGAATGGCCGCTGCCATAAAAAGGGTGAACCCGAGGCGGTCATGGCTTGTAACAGTTGAAGACTGAGGCATGGTATCTATTCACTGCCTGATTTCCTTGGCATTATACATTGTCATCAATGTATCGGGTGCTGGCAAGTGTCAACAACCGGATTTAATTCGCACCTCGCTCTCCGCGTTTCGAGAGTGTCGTGAACCCTATTTTGTTTGCATATAACACCGTTAGATTCTTTTCTCTTTTTTTACCACGGAGGCATAGAGGCACGAAGTTTTGATATTTCCAAACAATAAATCTCCGTGTCTTTGTGCCTTTGTGGTTAGTCAAAATATCTTTTGTGACACCCTTTCTCACCGGGAGTCCTAACGAACAGCCAGCTTTTCTTCTATGCGATCCATCAACTGATCGGCAATGCTAATGCCAAACTGGTTATCCAGTTCCCGGATGCAGGTGGGGGAAGTGACGTTGATTTCAGTCAGGTAATCGCCGATGACATCCAGCCCCACAAACAACAGGCCTTTTTCCTTTAATACCGGGCCTACCTGCTCTGCAATCCAGCGATCTTTGTCAGACAGTTCCTGCCCTACACCGCTGCCACCTGCTGCCAGGTTTCCGCGCAATTCACCTTTGGCCGGAATCCGTGCCAGGGCATAAGGCACCGGTTCACCATCAATCATCAGGATACGTTTGTCACCGGCTTTAATATCCGGAATAAATTTCTGCACCATGGCCTGTTGCTGGCCATGGTTGGTCAGGGTTTCAATAATAACGCTCAGGTTCGGGTCTCGGAGATGCGTACGGAAAATAGAAGCACCTCCCATACCATCCAGAGGCTTGAGTACCACATCCTGATGCTCTTCAATAAAGTCACGAATCAGCCGGGCACTTCTGGCCACCATTACCGGTGGTGTGCACTGAGGGAAAAGGGTGGCAAAGTATTTTTCATTGCAGTCACGGATACTCTGGGGCTTGTTAACGATCAGCGTTCCAGCCGCTTCTGCCTGCTCCAGAATATAGGTGCTGTAGATAAATTCCATATCAAAGGGCGGGTCCTTTCGCATCAGGATCACATCCAGCTCTGCCAGCTCAGTTTCCTGACGTTCTCCCAGGCTATACCAGTTTTCCGGATTAGCCTGCACAGCAAGCGACTGCATACTGCCATAGGCTTTGCCATCTCTCTGGTAGAGATCAGCCTGCTCCATATAAAACAGCTTCCAGCCTTTCTTGCTGGCGGCTAGCAGCATTGCCAGCGAGCTGTCTTTTTTATAGTTGATGGCGCTGATAGGGTCCATCACAATACCAAGCTTAATGGTCATAGCTATTCCGCAACAGGTTGGTTCTTGATTTTGTCGGATTGTTCAGATGGGGCGATCTTCCCCAGGGCTTCACCCATTTTGATCGGGCTACCGGCCTGCCAGCTTTCCAGCCAGTCAACCTGGTCCTTGCCAAAAAGGACAATGGCCGTAGACCCCAGCTTAAAGCGACCCAGCTCTTCGCCCCGCTTGAGCTCAATGTCCTGACCAGACGTTGCACCGTAATCAAAACTTCTTATCTGCCGACGCTGGGGGGTCACCAAACCGGCCCACACTGTTTCGATACTGGCAACGATAATGGCACCCACCATAATCACTGCCATAGGCCCCTGTTCAGTATCAAAAATGCTGACAACCCGTTCATTGCGGGCAAACAGGCTGGGAATATTCTCAACGGTTCCCTGATTCACAGAAAACAGGCGTCCGGGAACGTGAATCATCCGACGTAGCTTTCCGGCCTGAGGAATATGAACCCGGTGGTAATCACGGGGAGACAGGTAGATGGTGGCAAATTTACCTCCCATAAACTCCTGTCCCAGCTCAACATCACCACCCAGCAATTCTATCAGGCTGTAATCATGGCCTTTTGCCTGAAAGATCCGGCCATTGTTGATATTACCAATCTGGCTAACGGCGCCATCGGCGGGGCTGACGATGGCCTGCGGATCTTCGGGTAGAGGACGGGCCCCTTCTTTTAACGGGCGGGTAAAAAATTCATTAAAGTTGGCATAGGATTCAATACGCTCATCCTGAGCCTCACTCATATCCACATCATAGTGATTAACAATCCGGCGAATCAGGCCATTTTTAAGCCAACCAGTTTTGCTTTCAACAAAACAGTGAACAGCCCGGGAAATCAGGTGGTGGGGCAGAATATGCTGAACCCCGGCAAACAGTTTTTCTTTCACGGTGGTGATATTGCCTCTATGGATTTATCAGTAGATGTAGGCGAAAGTATTGTAATGGATGGCAACCACCTGTGCATCTGCAAATGCTGTCAGTCAACAAGCGAAGATTCCTGACAACCGTCTATACCCACACCTGCCTCTATTGTTAAAACCGAGTCAGACTTCTATCGGTGTATCAGGCAGATTGCCCCACTCTGACCATGAACCGTCATAGGCTCGAACCTTTTTATAGCCTAAGGCTTTGGCAACGAGATAGGT encodes:
- a CDS encoding helix-turn-helix domain-containing protein; protein product: MKYKWIMGKEDRAMHHYVECGLSYVYLENGFHIEVIDGEEYVSVDDVDSLHEVIGRALVDKPSALDGKEARFLRVEMNLSQKRLGELLNVQDQSVARWEKNQIAMPRAADVLLRSLYLESIRQESHVGHLLQVLAESDAELAIRELTFREIENHWQRTA
- a CDS encoding DUF4258 domain-containing protein, with protein sequence MDVTKPRPYKEFPLTRQSAKKIIKELAKKYSSRVKFGKHARERMIERNITNRQVFEVLRSDHSFFTEEPHPTPKGNWKFNLQGFAAGATVEVVVDLKRHDEDPTAFVVTVIVK
- the ruvX gene encoding Holliday junction resolvase RuvX, producing the protein MKINTLLGFDFGTGNIGIAVGQVITRTASALKPLKARDGIPDWDHIAQLIDEWKPDAVVVGIPFNMDGTESEMSRRARKFGKRIHGRFNLPFYEADERLSSFEAKDWAGKLGHHGHYKSKPVDGMAAQIILESWLNDENNTVIIT
- a CDS encoding type IV pilus twitching motility protein PilT, translated to MDITELLAFSNKQGASDLHLSAGMPPMIRIDGDVRRVNVPAMDHKEVHGLIYDIMSDKQRKDYEELLEVDFSFEVPGIARFRVNAFNQSRGAGAVFRTIPTKILSMEDLGMGQVFRDISVKPRGLAVVTGPTGSGKSTTLAAMLDYINDTKYEHILTIEDPIEFVHPPKKCLVNQREVQRDTHGFNEALRSALREDPDIILVGEMRDLETIRLALTAAETGHMVFGTLHTTSAAKTVDRIIDVFPADEKAMVRAMLSESLEAVISQTLLKKKGGGRVAAHEIMLGTSAIRNLIREGKIAQMYSSIQTGQALGMQTLDQCLEKLIKQGLITPEAARDKAKDPDKFR
- the gshB gene encoding glutathione synthase, whose amino-acid sequence is MTIKLGIVMDPISAINYKKDSSLAMLLAASKKGWKLFYMEQADLYQRDGKAYGSMQSLAVQANPENWYSLGERQETELAELDVILMRKDPPFDMEFIYSTYILEQAEAAGTLIVNKPQSIRDCNEKYFATLFPQCTPPVMVARSARLIRDFIEEHQDVVLKPLDGMGGASIFRTHLRDPNLSVIIETLTNHGQQQAMVQKFIPDIKAGDKRILMIDGEPVPYALARIPAKGELRGNLAAGGSGVGQELSDKDRWIAEQVGPVLKEKGLLFVGLDVIGDYLTEINVTSPTCIRELDNQFGISIADQLMDRIEEKLAVR
- the asd gene encoding archaetidylserine decarboxylase (Phosphatidylserine decarboxylase is synthesized as a single chain precursor. Generation of the pyruvoyl active site from a Ser is coupled to cleavage of a Gly-Ser bond between the larger (beta) and smaller (alpha chains). It is an integral membrane protein.), producing the protein MKEKLFAGVQHILPHHLISRAVHCFVESKTGWLKNGLIRRIVNHYDVDMSEAQDERIESYANFNEFFTRPLKEGARPLPEDPQAIVSPADGAVSQIGNINNGRIFQAKGHDYSLIELLGGDVELGQEFMGGKFATIYLSPRDYHRVHIPQAGKLRRMIHVPGRLFSVNQGTVENIPSLFARNERVVSIFDTEQGPMAVIMVGAIIVASIETVWAGLVTPQRRQIRSFDYGATSGQDIELKRGEELGRFKLGSTAIVLFGKDQVDWLESWQAGSPIKMGEALGKIAPSEQSDKIKNQPVAE
- a CDS encoding YqgE/AlgH family protein, with translation MSIMSFTSLKSHFLIAMPQMADSSFAASLTVICEHSPQGALGIIVNRPTNLKLEEIYRQVGIQQPDAMSQHGDIVYSGGPVAVERGFVLNSGEMKWESCLSICKGLQLTTSKDILMAMAQEKGPADSLVALGYAGWGAGQLEKEIADNAWLNCEVDPAIIFDTPTHLRLHKAASCLGIDLGLISSDVGHG
- a CDS encoding energy transducer TonB; the protein is MPQSSTVTSHDRLGFTLFMAAAIHALIIFGIGFSVQDRQKPPQTLEITLATYKAEEKPDKADYLAQLNQQGSGTLEKKALPSTDRPVPFHDTSIRDVQEISTPSSPPVQKRTGSGNRVVTQGNSENKLPDTEAHQKAVKEPVDTEPAPRKKINLRDEIASLEAQFRTERQAYAKRPRIKRLTAASTLQEPGAFYKESWRRKVEKVGNLNYPEEARKEKLYGELSLMVAINRDGSLHDVEVMRSSGYKVLDDAAIRIVRLAAPFSPFGEDLKSYDLVEIIRTWRFEPGDQLFSN